In Acidisarcina polymorpha, the DNA window GATTAAGCGCGCCAGAATTCGCGCTCGAAAACACAGGCAGCGTGATGGATAGGCTCACCCTGGCCGACCATCTGCTGAACAACCGAATTATCAGCTTCAACGTGGATCTGAGTGCCACAAGCCCACTGGGCCACCTGGCCTCCAACCCCGATGCGCTTATCGATCGCCTTAGTTTGATCTTTCTGCATGCCAACATAGATAGCTATTCTCACACCACTATCAAGAATGCCATCAGTTCACTCAAGGATATGTCGCAGCGCGTAAGGATAGCCGCATTTCTGGTCATTGGTTCTTCATCGTACAAAATCTTGAACTAAAGACATGAGAGTGAGTATCGCGAGCCACTCGGCTCGCACTCCGCAAAGCCAAGCTACACCCAGGAAGAGAGGAAACCCATGAGTCTCAATCGTCGCACTTTCATTCGATCCGCCGCGCTGGCAGCTACCGGGCACTTCGCCGGTCTGCGTCCGTTCGGCGCCATGAACGCGCTTGCGCAAGGGGCATTTCCGGACTACAAGGCACTTGTTTGCATTTTCCTCTTTGGTGGCAACGACGCCAATAATACCGTCATTCCCCTTGGCTCGGGCGACAATGGGTACGCCAACTATGCAAGCATCCGGGGATCGCTTGCATTATCCGCCAGCTCGCTGTTGCCGCTCGGCCTCGGCGCGAATGGAGAATTTGGCCTGCATCCAAGTCTCAACAATCCTACCTATGGCGGCTTACAATCATTATTCAACAGCGGCAAGGCGGCCATTGTCGCAAATGTCGGAACATTGGTCGCTCCAACCACTCCCGCGTCCTTTCAAAACCAATCGGTTCCGGTTCCTAACAATCTTTTTTCCCACCCTGATCAACAGCTCGAATGGCAGAATGCCGAACAGAATGGGGCATACCCTTCGGGTTGGGCAGGGCGACTGGCCGATACCTGGGGAAGCACCTATGGAACTAATCCCCAGATACCGCTAATCACATCCCTGGCCGGGGACAGCCTGTTTTGTAATGGCAGTCTCACCTCCCCAGTCGCCGTGGCCCCTGGAAATCTCTCTGGTGCGTCTTGTTCAGAAGGCGCGGCGTGCAATGTACGCAACTCGGCAGCGCAACTACTGGCCAACTTTCAGAGCGGGTTTTCGCTGGTTCAAGCGGACATGGGCATAACCAGGAATGCATATACCTATATGAAGCACATGGCATCTGCCGTGCAGTCAGCTCCCGTAGTGAACACCCCCTTCCCGCCAGCAAACCCCCTGGCCGCCCAACTGCAACAGATTGCCCAGATTATTGCTGCGCGTTCGGCGCTCGGGGTGCAGAGGCAGATCTTCTTTGCCAGCCTGGGAAATTTTGACACTCACGCTAACCAACTCTCAATCCAGAGTCAGCTATTATCCTTCGTCGGCCCAGCCATGGCTTCGTTCTACGCGGCTACAGAGGAGTTAGGGCTTGCAAATTCGGTGACCAGTTTCACTATGTCGGATTTTAGCCGCGCCTTCGAGCCAAATTCTAATTACGGAACCGATCATGCCTGGGGCAGCCACCACTTTGTCGTCGGAGGCGCAGTGGCGGGCGGTCAAATCTATGGCACCTTCCCGACTTTGGCTTTAGGTGGCCCGAACGACTCGGGAACCAACGGACGGTGGGTGCCGACGACTGCCTCCTTCCAATACGCGGCGCAGCTGGCCTCCTGGTTTGGCGTGACTTCCGCGCAACTTCCAATACTCTTCCCGTACCTTCAACCGAATATT includes these proteins:
- a CDS encoding DUF1501 domain-containing protein, whose product is MSLNRRTFIRSAALAATGHFAGLRPFGAMNALAQGAFPDYKALVCIFLFGGNDANNTVIPLGSGDNGYANYASIRGSLALSASSLLPLGLGANGEFGLHPSLNNPTYGGLQSLFNSGKAAIVANVGTLVAPTTPASFQNQSVPVPNNLFSHPDQQLEWQNAEQNGAYPSGWAGRLADTWGSTYGTNPQIPLITSLAGDSLFCNGSLTSPVAVAPGNLSGASCSEGAACNVRNSAAQLLANFQSGFSLVQADMGITRNAYTYMKHMASAVQSAPVVNTPFPPANPLAAQLQQIAQIIAARSALGVQRQIFFASLGNFDTHANQLSIQSQLLSFVGPAMASFYAATEELGLANSVTSFTMSDFSRAFEPNSNYGTDHAWGSHHFVVGGAVAGGQIYGTFPTLALGGPNDSGTNGRWVPTTASFQYAAQLASWFGVTSAQLPILFPYLQPNIFPPPANLAFMG